tccaGTTTTTTTCAAGATAGTTGTAGATTTGGATACCCTTTTGACGGAATAATCGTTAATGcttgaaaagattcaaactttatgatggatttcttgaaaaagtttACATGCGACGGTGGAAACGACGGCGGGGTGGCCGGAAATTATGTCAAACAAGAACCACTCGGTGAAGAAACCGTTGAGCTGAATTTAGGGTTGTCATTAAATGGTCAATTTGGGGTTAACAAcaattacgataataataataggttAATTCGTGCTTCTTCAATAGCTGAATTCTCATTCTTTCCATCTTCTTCGGTGACGGATCATGATCCGACGTCGTTGACGAGAACATGTTCTTTGCCGGTTGAGACGGCGGTTGAATGGCGGAAAAGGAAAGAGGAACAGTCGTTACGGCGGTCGGAAGCAAAAAGAAAGCGATTTGAAAAGATTGGAATAAGGAATTTAATGAATGGGAATGAGTTGTTGAGATCATCACCACCGTCTTCACTGTTACCACCACGGCCGGTGCCTTTGCCGGGACAGGTGTCAGTTGGATCTCCGGGAAGCGGTGTGTCTTCCGGGGTTTCGGATTTGGAAAGTCAACCTAGTTCAGGTATAAGATTCTTTATACTTTTGTTAGCTTTTTTATTTCTATATTgtgtttaatatattattattcgtGTGAGATTGATTTACCTAATTAAAGAATATTTAATCATTAATAGTATAAGATTATTAGCATCAATCAATTGTATAATATGTAAAGTTAATGTATATTtcctgttttttttaaaaaaaaaatgttaatgtaTAAGTAATTATGCATG
This window of the Rutidosis leptorrhynchoides isolate AG116_Rl617_1_P2 chromosome 7, CSIRO_AGI_Rlap_v1, whole genome shotgun sequence genome carries:
- the LOC139857825 gene encoding ninja-family protein AFP3-like; translated protein: MMDFLKKFTCDGGNDGGVAGNYVKQEPLGEETVELNLGLSLNGQFGVNNNYDNNNRLIRASSIAEFSFFPSSSVTDHDPTSLTRTCSLPVETAVEWRKRKEEQSLRRSEAKRKRFEKIGIRNLMNGNELLRSSPPSSLLPPRPVPLPGQVSVGSPGSGVSSGVSDLESQPSSENKDTEPKNAPIQPSVSHKISNSMPHRSNSVSSEHASMNFSMPSSRIIKENRSKNDTLKMMLSDMPCVSTKGDGVNGKIIEGFLYRYRKGEEVRIVCVCHGSFLTPAEFVKHGGGGDVEHPLRHIVVVPPSL